The sequence CAGGGCCGTTTTCTTTAAGttttgggttgtcactccatgagCCGGTCCTTAATCAGGTTACACATGTTTTACTTATTTACACTTGGACAAAGACTATCCAACCGGGTAATAACTATCAAATGTTAAAGGATATCCAGAACCTATACAAATGTTAGCGGACATATAGAACCGTAGCAAATGTTAAAGGATATCCAGAACCTATCATTATCCTTgaaacgtatccacaagcccatcAACATTAACAAAACCATCTCTTCGCCCAAGTCCgaaattccatgttgctatgttATGTTTATCATCATAGTTGCGTATGTCCACTAATCAgttatatgacacttcccaatatcctgATAGCATGGCTAACAAATTTTACTCAAAAGCCCCATATTAACTACCACTTAGGTTTCAAGGAATATAAAGCAAGAACTAGGTTCTGGATGCagttttaaaaacaaaaatatttaaaaatataggttagtgttatcgaaatcttggtcttgaagtccctcgaacagGTCCAaagcgttatcgactaatcgcgaattctatctacaaacaaaacaacatcgaataaacaacAATAAACTCCAAATAGCAAAAACAATAGGAATAGAACGATAGACTGGGGTCTTTGATTGGACTGGACAAGAAAATCAGAATTGATTGGACTTCTCTCAAAGAAATATTAAGGAATTGGAAATAAagcttcacatgaaatgataagaacGGATTCACTGAAATGATAGAAATGATTGATTGAATTattaacatgtgtgacctaAAAATTAAtacattattttaaaataaactcatgtttgtaacacaatgacatgtagatttgatcaggacctatatgtcattGTGACGACCATAAATAtactaattaaaataatatcGTCATGTTGCaaggatctagatgttaatgagaGAAAACTACTATAAAGATATGAGAACTGATACTAGAAATtgacatggttggatagatcatgattttagaaaaaaaaaattagtgcaAGAATCACTCAGATCGGAGTTAAAACAAGAAGGTTATgactaaaacaaattttaaggtttaatatgaaaaagaaaaggactaaattgaaataaaaacataaagTTTGGGgacctttttataaaatagagATACCTATTTTATATTATGGAAAAATTTATGGACTGGTCTGTAAAAAGGACAAGGCCTTTTTTGAGAACAGGAAAGCTCAGCGGCCCGGGAGGGGAATAGGGAGGGAGAGTGGAAGGTTTTGGGCTGAGTTTTGGGAAGGAAATGGCCTGAAGGGGTTTTAGGAAATATgaaaagatttttctttttatttttaaccaTTTGAAAAGGGATTTTAAACGAGCaccttctagcgaatttttacaaatattttcgcTCATAAAAGTCTATTGTAACTACTAGCATGAATacatcaaacacaaatataacctataaaaaatttaaatttaaaaattaatttcttctatttgaacaaaatttacaactcctattttaattctagcaaaattttaaactattaaaaatttaaaaatttagggtgttacaaagaACCGATAACGATGGTTGAAATTTCGATGACACCTTGGGTGCGTGCTGTTCAAAGCTAACGCGTCGGGCGGAAGCCGAGACGTTACCAAGGCATTATGACGCATCTAATCTCTATGTAGAGGGATGTTGCGTCCAATCACCATTGGTTTGCGCGCGCgaagagtagagcatatgcatcaattTAGGGTTAGCGTCACCATTAATTTGCACGAGCAAAGAGTAGAGCATAAACATCAATTCATTATTCTCAACCATATTCTCGAAGGTGTAAGGTTGCAAGTGTATGGCTGCACCTATATGTCATCGTCGTTGAATGAATTCAAACAGTCGAGTAGGTGAAAATTAAAAACCCACTCTTATTTATACTCGTTTTCACCGTAATCTTTGATTTAATAATATTGTCCTTGAAGGATGACAGCAAGATATCAATAGAttatatttgttattttttaaatgaacGTGTAGTTATACaattattgaaaaaatatataaaaaaaatctagcctCGCACAAGTCTGAACTGCACAATACAGGGATCATTATCAGTGGTACGTCCGCGACAAAAGCTCCAGTACAGTCGAAGTAATCAAGTCCCTTCAGTGAGGCCTCTGCACGTTTAGCAACTCGAGGCTGATCATTCAATACTACCGAACGACTAGTCCTAGATTAGCTAGGTCATAGCGGTCGGGTTGCTGGCCGGATGCACGTAAAGCTGCACCACCCCATGTCCCCGACTGCCGATGAATTGATCTATAGTTTAGTGTTTTGTGTTTGACTAAACCCACATAAGTAATATgttaagatcatctccaacagctatcttaaattttcatctttaaaatactattacagcatctcctatcactattacagcatcccctatctctaacactgtagcagtactgtatcactggatacagATCTGTTGGAGAAGgattttcagtgctacagtagaccgtaaaatactgtagcactaaaatttgcagatttggggactccgttggagatggcctaagtgaCATGGTTGTCTACTGGTCCACCGTTCTTGACATTTCAGCGGCGTCGAGATTGGGGGCCAGGAGACACCCCTCGCCGGCGGTTGCAACGGCGAGAATAGATCGATCAAACCTGCTGTTTATTagggtagtgtttggtttgtgagATGGGGTAGCGCGAAGCGGATCTATTCTGTTTTTAGTTGTTTGGCTGAAATTTAGTGGGATGAGATGGTTCTGAATCAGataatattcttcaaagattcgggacagatccattaaaaaaaaaagctgaacACAGTCATCTTACTTAGGACGGATCACTGACGGTGGGTCCGAAATCTAAAATAAACTCGTTCCATCCCATCtaccaaacaaacatctgaTTCCGGACCATTCCATTCCATCCTAAATACATGAATAAAATCATCCTATCCCACCTTGCtttccaaccaaacactacctaggGCTTCTCTACCCATTTACTCTACTCCCTCCAAATCCAAAATAAAAGACGCTCTAATTTTTATGTTGATCAATACTCCTTTGAGttataaataaatgtttttttatATTGATACAATCTTGAACATATATATTTGGCTACTACTTTTTAGAGTATTATATTTCTATAATATGTCAAAGTTATACAATTATGAgtctatttttcaagataaatttatccataatattttcaaatatctaaactcaatatataaagaATAATTTATAGtcaatgttttaaaaaaaatttgactgCACGCAATTTAAAATGACACTTATTTATAACTCATTTTTTTACTTAGAAAGGGGAAGGTTGTGGCACCAGCAGTCTTAAGTCAGAGAGGGTGGGGTTGGGATGGTGGTGAGGCAATGAGAAGAGTGGATTAGCGGCAACAGTAGTGACTAGAAACGAGTAAGAAGGTGACACTGAGGAGTCCCGCCTATAGGATGGAGAAAAGGGTAGTGCGACAATGATTTgttgaagaagaggaaggagggtGGCGTAAGAGGAGGGAATTGGCGTGAGAGGGGATGGTCATAGCCTTCTTGATGCGTGGGGCATGATTaggaatgagatgagatgtgaactGTTAGATTTTCATCcaacaataaaaaatagaagtgacaagaattacaaatattttcagATATTGATGGGAAGCTAGTGATTGTTTTCACCCCTGAAAAATATCCAAATATTTGAAAGGAGAACAATAACCATCCGctggaagcaaattctataggtcTATATTCGAAAAGATCCTTATGAAATCTCATCCACGTTATCCATCCTGTGATCTAATGACTGAactaaaaaaaagagtaaatatGTGTTAACACAGTAGAAAAGATCTTTATAAAATagaattctataaaatttacttctgaTGAGCTATAATAACTCTCAGAATAACGAGAAATCCGGTTTCTATCATGCATAAGTAATAGTGACCCGATGGGGCGGCTGTACAGTCTCCAAGCCTCGGTTTCCAAAGCGAGTAGGGTGCATCCTAAATTGAAGACGCGGGCGTGTGCGTGGGCGTTGCGATATCTCAAGACGACTAGTAGCATAAATAAACCTGGTATGTGAACGGGGAAGAAGCATGTTCCTTCACCTTCAGTACAAACTGTAGTAGTATCAGCTACTGGAAGTCTGAAACCAGCAGAGGTGAGAGCGGCTAGTGTGAGTGAGACAGGCAATGGGGTGCTTTCAGAAGCGTGCGGCTTTGGTGGTTGCGTTTGGCTTGCTGTTGCTCCTAACTTGTGAAGCATATGCAGGTCTAGCTAGCTTCGTATTGCATACCGTTGATGCTTCATTTTGTTAGATTTATCGATTCAGTAAGGCACAACACAGTTAAATTGACTAGTCTACTGCAATATTATCTCTCCCTCGTATTGTACTACTTTgttcctgcatgcatgcatatgtgcATTCTTGGCGACTCATCAAACCTTATGCTTCACGGCCAGCTTCTGCTTCCGGCGATTCATCGTCGTCTCGCAAGCTGCTCAATATCAGTAAGACCTAAACGCTCACCCCTACCTAGCAACTCCACGTTCCTTGCCGTACAAATTCTGATACAACgttgttgcatgcatgcatgcgttgaTCAGGCGAGCCGTTGCGCGGTGCTGGGCATTTGAGGCCGGAGCGGATGGGGCCGGACGACTGCTCGGAGGAGGACGTGGTGGTGTACCAGAACAGCGCGAACCCGCTGCCGAGCGGCATCCCGACCTACACCGTGCAGATCATCAACGTCTGCGGCGGCTGCACGGTGTCGGACGTGCACGTCTCCTGCGGCGACTTCGCCTCCACGGAGCTTGTCGACCCGGGCAAGTTCCAGCGCGTCGGCTTCAACGACTGCATCGTCAAGGGTGGCGGACTTTTGGAACCCAGCGAGACCGTCTCCTTCCAGTACTCCAACTCCTTCTCCTACACGCTCAACGTCGCGTCCGTTGCCTGCGAGTAGTGCCGGTGCTGCACTTGTTGCGTTCGTCGTTGACCGTGCCCTTGCTGTGTGTGTCGTCGTTGTTTGGTCTAAAACGATGTGAATACTTTCCATCATATCGGTTGTCGATCAAGCACGGTGGTTGGGGATCAAGCTATAGGGGTGTCTCAGTAGTCTACTTTGTATTTCTCTGGTTGGAAAAAAAACTGAATAATTTAAATCGGTTGTGTGGTGCTTTAACTTTGGACTTAACTAGCGTTGTCGAGAAGGATGAACTCATCAGACAATGTTGGCTTCTTAATATTGCAGTTGTTATTGTTCAACGAAATATCACACATGTCACGTGTTATCTGATAATGTGAGGGCTCTTTGATCAAAAGAAAGCTGATCGAGGAATTTCAAAGCACTACTGTATAATAGCCCTATATGTCGGCCTATTACTGCTGATTTCTAATAGGCTCACGGtgatacactactacaaaaccggCCATATATACCGACTCATCACTACCAGCTTCTAataagccagcagtgatgatgCTTTACTGCTGGTCCGTATGCCTCGCGGGAAAAATCAGTCAAGAACTAATAGTAACAAGGAGAATCACTGTTAGCTGATaaattgagccggcagtgattctctTCAATGCCGGTTTACAGGACCAACCGGTAATGAAGAAGCACCTAGACCCAAAATTTCATTCCAAATGGCTTTTGCCTTTCAAAACTTCACATCCGGCTCCTTATCTTCGTCACACGTCCGGCTCTTTCCTTATCCAcccacatctctctctctctctctctctctctctctctctctctctctctctctctctctctctctctctctctctctctctccatcggCCTCCTCCCCACTGGCCTCGCCGCACCCAGCCGCCACACCGGGCGGGGGACCAGCTCGCCGCCTTCCGCGTCACCGTCAACACGCGCCTCAACCTGGTGCCTTCACCGGAGACGGTTAGAGAGGTGGGAGACAGTGGCGGCAGGGTGATGGTGGACATGGGCGATGACGACGAGGTGGCCGGGCTGCGGAGGTTGCTGATAGTGGTCACCACGACGTGGTCGGGCGCCAGGGAGCAATGGTGGCGCAGGGCCGAGCTGCTACGGCTGGCACACACGCTGCGGGTCGTGCACCCACCTGTGGTGTGGGTTGTGGTGGAGCCGGTCGCCGACGCGCCCGCCACCGCGGAGGTGCTGCGGGGCACGGGGGTCATGTACAAGCACCTCGCATTCAAGCCTGAGGAGCACTTCACCACGGCTGGCGTCGAGGCGCATGTGCAGCGAAACACTTGTGATTTACATCTAGGAGCTTATTGATGCCGCAACACTTgagatttttttagagaaatcgTGTCGTTGTTCATGTTTGCTTGttgatatgtatatataatgtatgatttttatgttcaATGTGAACAAAAGGGGGAATGGGTTCATGTTTTTAAGGtgtcaatttttctttttcgagtGGTCGCAGCAGCGACGGAGCTTGCACCATGTGGGGGCACCAAGGCTCGAAAA is a genomic window of Phragmites australis chromosome 24, lpPhrAust1.1, whole genome shotgun sequence containing:
- the LOC133907205 gene encoding TPD1 protein homolog 1B-like; its protein translation is MGCFQKRAALVVAFGLLLLLTCEAYAGEPLRGAGHLRPERMGPDDCSEEDVVVYQNSANPLPSGIPTYTVQIINVCGGCTVSDVHVSCGDFASTELVDPGKFQRVGFNDCIVKGGGLLEPSETVSFQYSNSFSYTLNVASVACE
- the LOC133907206 gene encoding probable beta-1,4-xylosyltransferase GT43A, translating into MVDMGDDDEVAGLRRLLIVVTTTWSGAREQWWRRAELLRLAHTLRVVHPPVVWVVVEPVADAPATAEVLRGTGVMYKHLAFKPEEHFTTAGVEAHVQRNTCDLHLGAY